A part of Pieris napi chromosome 9, ilPieNapi1.2, whole genome shotgun sequence genomic DNA contains:
- the LOC125052722 gene encoding uncharacterized protein LOC125052722 — protein MLVAIVAELSFSNVVDCKGGKEGHGKNIGIVAVTMNGHGALRLLIILTIALCQVSCNDTQHIQRLEIYDGVYAKIPDDKNTDSPISFEVDLGKDVESGRGKQKKLLERLLPMMALPFIIQSMVVPIFLGMIKFMLFKSLLIGKLALVLIIINAFRNSNSVKGRDADLAAINYGFSGHENEYEGAYINVNRDSLG, from the exons ATGCTCGTGGCTATTGTAGCAGAACTTAGCTTTTCTAATGTCGTTGACTGCAAGGGTGGTAAGGAGGGGCACGGTAAAAACATTGGTATCGTGGCCGTGACAATGAACGGACATGGCGCGCTGCGTTTGCTCATTATACTCACAATAGCATTGTGTCAAGTCTCCTGCAATGATACACAGCATATACAAAGACTGGAGATATATGATGGTGTATACGCAAAGATTCCAGATGATAAAAACACGGATAGCCCAATTTCCTTTGAGGTAGACCTTGGCAAGGATGTGGAAAGTG GACGTGGAAAGCAGAAGAAATTATTGGAGAGACTTTTACCAATGATGGCATTGCCGTTTATAATACAATCCATGGTCGTGCCAATTTTCCTCGGAATGATTAAGTTTATGCTATTTAAGTCGCTTTTAATCGGTAAACTAGCTTTAGTattgattataattaatgcGTTTAGAAACAGTAATAGCGTGAAGGGACGTGATGCAGATTTAGCAGCGATAAATTACGGATTCAGTGGTCATGAAAACGAATATGAAGGTGcttatattaatgtaaatagAGACAGTTTAGGTtag